The proteins below come from a single Lepeophtheirus salmonis chromosome 4, UVic_Lsal_1.4, whole genome shotgun sequence genomic window:
- the LOC121116927 gene encoding uncharacterized protein, producing MTHEKSSEEIATALNSILNRLKSTRTNKVINALIQTNAVTKLVAYLDKFGSNVSSVSVGILEALLQFEQPRNQISKCNGIEKIVQLLDNTSEESTIYYICKTITNMECDSKLLTTCWDKNLVTILLKKLSTSSSNKNKQIILIYLKKMATEGKRFKERIIFDEGFSYLINILHTTDSKVLKEATMCLSILTNGTTQFHSESGFKRLLQLATFEDKRISDNSLCCLTNLSYSSSNLRSKFGNPALVSILVKKYRETMSKNGMKVLCLLCRESINRMILREMGVLGMFVNVLKDKHFASVVDCVLYAILEMQYDKLSLEILQEKGIIMALIDLLMNEIELIEHYNCSVVPSIYNRKSIEFLNLVKSDKHSKDKVCKDRVKVILHILLQLCYNRRPHLDLYKLRTIKVLVCFCYSTSDSVKSMANKILSWLSRHTSCAINFVPTGAIPWLWTTFDKNTPCELCNAKYSFTNAFTTNVSNSILNIYTNLITSLSDWNNKLMEKRAIACSIPFIFENQDIIKKFLINYKCLDLIVQAFETPDDDFFPIYVQSIHHLSKNVLFNNQDTLKKLKKSIHSHINLCKSKVIKNEVKFVFSDGSEVFVDRTFLIDRNEIFRAMLNCNFAEAGSTVILIPNMSKLVFESLVHYLYGCDCFIRNMNMEELTELLFVSDMYLINEFKTIISTEMVCRFADNNFVDVYVCAKFVQKFSVNELFDSFMIWTLIGSMTFTHRCNLFRHLLKQNNFVEDLNQFLKMKIASIKYKFS from the exons atgaccCATGAGAAATCTTCTGAAGAAATAGCCACTGCATTGAATTCAATTCTAAATAGATTGAAAAGCACACGtacaaataaagtaataaatgctttgattcaaacaaatgcAGTGACTAAATTAGTTGCGTATCTTGATAAATTTGGTTCAAATGTCAGTTCTGTAAGTGTTGGTATTTTGGAAGCCTTATTGCAATTCGAGCAGCCTCGGAATCAG ATTAGTAAATGTAACGGAATTGAAAAGATTGTTCAACTTTTGGATAATACAAGTGAGGAATCCACaatttattacatttgtaaaacaataacaaatatggaATGTGATTCAAAGCTATTAACAACTTGCTGGGACAAAAATTTAGTTACTATACTCTTAAAGAAGCTATCGACTTCATCATCAAATAAGAATaagcaaattattttaatatatttgaaaaagatggCAACTGAAGGAAAAAGATTTAAGGAGAGGATCATTTTTGATGAAGGCTTCTCATATCTTATTAACATTTTACATACTACTGATTCTAAAGTATTAAAGGAGGCCACAATGTGCTTAAGTATATTGACTAATGGTACAACTCAATTTCATTCTGAATCTGGGTTTaagcgtctccttcaattagcAACATTTGAAGATAAGAGGATTTCTGACAATTCTTTATGCTGTTTGACGAATTTATCTTATAGTAGCTCTAATTTGAGATCGAAATTTGGAAATCCTGCCTTAGTCtcaatattagtaaaaaaatatcgtgAGACCATGAGTAAGAATGGGATGAAGGTTCTATGTCTCTTATGTCGTGAATCCATTAACCGGATGATATTACGTGAAATGGGCGTTTTAGGGATGTTTGTAAATGTCCTTAAGGACAAACACTTTGCTTCTGTCGTGGATTGTGTCTTATATGCCATACTTGAAATGCAATATGACAAGCTTAGTCTTgaaattttacaagaaaaaggaataattatgGCTCTGATAGATTTGTTGATGaatgaaattgaattaattgaGCATTACAATTGTAGCGTTGTTCCTAGTATTTATAACAGAAAGTCGattgagtttttaaatttggtGAAGAGTGACAAGCATTCAAAAGACAAAGTATGTAAAGACAGAGTAAAagttattcttcatattttattgcaaCTATGCTATAATAGAAGACCACATTTGGACCTATATAAATTAAGGACCATCAAGGTATTGGTCTGTTTTTGTTATAGTACATCTGACTCAGTAAAATCGATGGCGAATAAAATTCTTTCGTGGCTCTCTCG tCATACATCATGTGCTATAAATTTTGTACCCACTGGAGCAATTCCATGGCTTTGGAcaacttttgacaaaaatactCCCTGTGAACTGTGTAATGCAAAGTACTCTTTCACGAACGCGTTCACGACAAATGTatcaaattcaatattgaaCATCTATACCAATCTCATAACATCATTGTCCGATTGGAACAATAAATTGATGGAGAAAAGAGCCATTGCTTGTTCGatcccttttatttttgaaaatcaagatatcattaaaaaatttcttataaattacaaatgtcTGGATCTTATCGTGCAGGCATTTGAAACTCCTGACgatgatttttttcctatatatgTTCAAAGTATTCACCATTTATCGAAGAATGTGTTATTTAACAACCAAGATACACTTAAGAAATTAAAGAAGAGTATTCATTCTCatattaatttatgcaaatccaaagttataaagaatgaagttaaatttgtattttctgaTGGGTCTGAAGTATTTGTGGATCGTACATTTTTGATCGACAGAAATGAGATATTCAGAGCAATGCTCAATTGCAATTTTGCCGAAGCTGGAAGCACAGTCATACTTATTCCTAATATGAGTAAGCTCGTGTTTGAATCGCTTGTTCATTACCTCTATGGTTGTGATTGCTTTATTCGTAATATGAATATGGAAGAGTTAACAGAGCTTCTCTTTGTGAGTGACATGTATTTGATCAAtgaatttaaaactattatctCTACAGAAATGGTATGTAGATTCGCTGACAATAACTTCGTTGATGTATATGTATGTGCAAAATTTGTTCAGAAATTTAgtgtaaatgaattatttgataGTTTTATGATTTGGACTCTAATAGGATCAATGACATTTACTCATAGATGCAACCTATTTAGACATCTTTTAAAACAGAATAACTTTGTAGAAGatttaaatcagtttttaaaaatgaaaattgcgagtataaaatacaaattttcctaa
- the LOC121116846 gene encoding venom serine protease 34 isoform X2, translating to MNNNCGKPKLNSSDILMDSCSAQILTEKIVITAGHCVSGPDSKSYVITGYFNRKKDTDPHRVHEVKRIYIHPQYEILDFLGAQASLNDVAVLKIKDRIDILRPDIGTACLPIREFNTSIVGFSVGQSRITILGYGKTEKKESSCCLRYAENIATVSMEKCKRALKQYGSVPGKALMDITINENTFCIKGDHDNHKVTTCFGDSGGGSYFKTEDSRYVLVGITSFGRSNADGCDYRFPSVNTYINPYIGWILNVVHKTMKTGDNILKN from the exons atgaataataactGTGGAAAGCCGAAATTAAACTCCA GTGACATATTAATGGACTCGTGCAGCGCTCAAATACTAACGGAAAAGATAGTTATTACAGCGGGTCACTGTGTTAGTGGACCTGATTCTAAGTCATATG TCATCACTGGATATTTTAATCGTAAGAAAGACACTGATCCACATAGAGTCCATGAAGTCAAAAGGATATATATTCATCCCCagtatgaaatattggattttttaggGGCACAGGCGTCTCTCAATGATGTGGCTGTCCTTAAAATCAAAGATAGAATAGATATATTAC GTCCAGATATAGGAACTGCTTGTTTACCCATACGGGAATTTAATACCTCAATTGTTGGGTTTT cTGTTGGACAATCAAGGATTACTATTTTAGGATATGGAAAAAcggaaaaaaaagagtcat ctTGTTGTTTAAGATATGCTGAGAACATTGCAACTGTTAGTATGGAGAAATGTAAAAGGGCATTAAAACAGTATGGATCTGTCCCA gGCAAGGCATTAATGGACATAACTATAaacgaaaatactttttgtatcaaGGGAGACCATGATAATCATAAGGTTACAACTTGCTTT GGTGACAGTGGTGGAGGATCCTACTTCAAAACCGAGGACTCAAGGTACGTCCTTGTGGGAATAACTTCCTTTGGGAGATCTAATGCCGATGGATGTGACTATCGATTCCCATCTGTCAATACTTACATTAACCCGTATATTGGATGGATATTAAACGTTGTACACAAGACAATGAAAACTGgggataatattttgaaaaattga
- the LOC121116846 gene encoding fibrinolytic enzyme, isozyme C isoform X1 — MNNNCGKPKLNSSKEYYLYNGLISEPGEFPWMAFFFKKKSDILMDSCSAQILTEKIVITAGHCVSGPDSKSYVITGYFNRKKDTDPHRVHEVKRIYIHPQYEILDFLGAQASLNDVAVLKIKDRIDILRPDIGTACLPIREFNTSIVGFSVGQSRITILGYGKTEKKESSCCLRYAENIATVSMEKCKRALKQYGSVPGKALMDITINENTFCIKGDHDNHKVTTCFGDSGGGSYFKTEDSRYVLVGITSFGRSNADGCDYRFPSVNTYINPYIGWILNVVHKTMKTGDNILKN; from the exons atgaataataactGTGGAAAGCCGAAATTAAACTCCAGTAAGGAATATTACTTGTATAATGGATTAATTTCAGAGCCTGGAGAGTTCCCGTGGATggcatttttcttcaagaaaaaaa GTGACATATTAATGGACTCGTGCAGCGCTCAAATACTAACGGAAAAGATAGTTATTACAGCGGGTCACTGTGTTAGTGGACCTGATTCTAAGTCATATG TCATCACTGGATATTTTAATCGTAAGAAAGACACTGATCCACATAGAGTCCATGAAGTCAAAAGGATATATATTCATCCCCagtatgaaatattggattttttaggGGCACAGGCGTCTCTCAATGATGTGGCTGTCCTTAAAATCAAAGATAGAATAGATATATTAC GTCCAGATATAGGAACTGCTTGTTTACCCATACGGGAATTTAATACCTCAATTGTTGGGTTTT cTGTTGGACAATCAAGGATTACTATTTTAGGATATGGAAAAAcggaaaaaaaagagtcat ctTGTTGTTTAAGATATGCTGAGAACATTGCAACTGTTAGTATGGAGAAATGTAAAAGGGCATTAAAACAGTATGGATCTGTCCCA gGCAAGGCATTAATGGACATAACTATAaacgaaaatactttttgtatcaaGGGAGACCATGATAATCATAAGGTTACAACTTGCTTT GGTGACAGTGGTGGAGGATCCTACTTCAAAACCGAGGACTCAAGGTACGTCCTTGTGGGAATAACTTCCTTTGGGAGATCTAATGCCGATGGATGTGACTATCGATTCCCATCTGTCAATACTTACATTAACCCGTATATTGGATGGATATTAAACGTTGTACACAAGACAATGAAAACTGgggataatattttgaaaaattga
- the LOC121116846 gene encoding venom serine protease 34 isoform X4, with protein MNNNCGKPKLNSIITGYFNRKKDTDPHRVHEVKRIYIHPQYEILDFLGAQASLNDVAVLKIKDRIDILRPDIGTACLPIREFNTSIVGFSVGQSRITILGYGKTEKKESSCCLRYAENIATVSMEKCKRALKQYGSVPGKALMDITINENTFCIKGDHDNHKVTTCFGDSGGGSYFKTEDSRYVLVGITSFGRSNADGCDYRFPSVNTYINPYIGWILNVVHKTMKTGDNILKN; from the exons atgaataataactGTGGAAAGCCGAAATTAAACTCCA TCATCACTGGATATTTTAATCGTAAGAAAGACACTGATCCACATAGAGTCCATGAAGTCAAAAGGATATATATTCATCCCCagtatgaaatattggattttttaggGGCACAGGCGTCTCTCAATGATGTGGCTGTCCTTAAAATCAAAGATAGAATAGATATATTAC GTCCAGATATAGGAACTGCTTGTTTACCCATACGGGAATTTAATACCTCAATTGTTGGGTTTT cTGTTGGACAATCAAGGATTACTATTTTAGGATATGGAAAAAcggaaaaaaaagagtcat ctTGTTGTTTAAGATATGCTGAGAACATTGCAACTGTTAGTATGGAGAAATGTAAAAGGGCATTAAAACAGTATGGATCTGTCCCA gGCAAGGCATTAATGGACATAACTATAaacgaaaatactttttgtatcaaGGGAGACCATGATAATCATAAGGTTACAACTTGCTTT GGTGACAGTGGTGGAGGATCCTACTTCAAAACCGAGGACTCAAGGTACGTCCTTGTGGGAATAACTTCCTTTGGGAGATCTAATGCCGATGGATGTGACTATCGATTCCCATCTGTCAATACTTACATTAACCCGTATATTGGATGGATATTAAACGTTGTACACAAGACAATGAAAACTGgggataatattttgaaaaattga
- the LOC121116846 gene encoding venom serine protease 34 isoform X3: MDSCSAQILTEKIVITAGHCVSGPDSKSYVITGYFNRKKDTDPHRVHEVKRIYIHPQYEILDFLGAQASLNDVAVLKIKDRIDILRPDIGTACLPIREFNTSIVGFSVGQSRITILGYGKTEKKESSCCLRYAENIATVSMEKCKRALKQYGSVPGKALMDITINENTFCIKGDHDNHKVTTCFGDSGGGSYFKTEDSRYVLVGITSFGRSNADGCDYRFPSVNTYINPYIGWILNVVHKTMKTGDNILKN; the protein is encoded by the exons ATGGACTCGTGCAGCGCTCAAATACTAACGGAAAAGATAGTTATTACAGCGGGTCACTGTGTTAGTGGACCTGATTCTAAGTCATATG TCATCACTGGATATTTTAATCGTAAGAAAGACACTGATCCACATAGAGTCCATGAAGTCAAAAGGATATATATTCATCCCCagtatgaaatattggattttttaggGGCACAGGCGTCTCTCAATGATGTGGCTGTCCTTAAAATCAAAGATAGAATAGATATATTAC GTCCAGATATAGGAACTGCTTGTTTACCCATACGGGAATTTAATACCTCAATTGTTGGGTTTT cTGTTGGACAATCAAGGATTACTATTTTAGGATATGGAAAAAcggaaaaaaaagagtcat ctTGTTGTTTAAGATATGCTGAGAACATTGCAACTGTTAGTATGGAGAAATGTAAAAGGGCATTAAAACAGTATGGATCTGTCCCA gGCAAGGCATTAATGGACATAACTATAaacgaaaatactttttgtatcaaGGGAGACCATGATAATCATAAGGTTACAACTTGCTTT GGTGACAGTGGTGGAGGATCCTACTTCAAAACCGAGGACTCAAGGTACGTCCTTGTGGGAATAACTTCCTTTGGGAGATCTAATGCCGATGGATGTGACTATCGATTCCCATCTGTCAATACTTACATTAACCCGTATATTGGATGGATATTAAACGTTGTACACAAGACAATGAAAACTGgggataatattttgaaaaattga